GATGGCTTTTTATGGAGGGTATTTTACAATGGCTTTACCTGCAGCTTTATTTATCAAAAAATACAGCTATAAAACAGGTGTTTTGATAGGTTTGGGTCTGTATGCATTTGGCGCGATGCTGTTTTATCCGGCTGCCGCTTGGGAAAGCTACTTCTTCTTCCTGATAGCCTTGTACATCCTCACTTTTGGTCTGGCATTTTTGGAAACGACTGCCAATCCTTATGTGCTGTCGATGGGACCCGTGGAAACTGCCACCAGAAGATTAAATTTAGCCCAGGCATTCAATCCGATGGGTGCCCTTGCAGGACTTTTTGTAGCCAAAGAATTTATTTTAAATGCATTACAATCCAACAATACAGACGAAAGTGGTAACCTGATTTTCAATACCTTGGACGAAAGCGCAAAAGCCATCATCCGCACCAATGACCTGATGGTAATCAGAGATCCTTATGTCATGCTGGGTCTTGTAGTCATTGTTTTGGCTGTAGTAATTGCTGTCGCTAAGATGCCTGAAAATAAGTCCGGGAATAACAAATTAGACTTTTGGCCTTCCATGAAAAGACTTTCCACAAACCCGGGATTTGTGGAAGGGGTGATAGCCCAGATGTTTTATGTAGGAGCACAGATCATGGTCTGGACCTATATTTACCAATATGCGGAAGTTCTCGGAATCGACAATGCTTCTGCTGTGAATTATGCTTACACTGCCCTAGGCTTGTTCCTTGTTGGAAGATGGATATGTACTTTCTTACTGAGATATCTGAAACCAGCCCGTCTTTTGTTATACTTCTCTTTCTTGGCTGCTGCATTTACCCTAGGGGCAATTTTTATTCAGGGTGTTTTAGGACTATACAGTTTAGTGGGTATTTCATTTGCCATGTCTTTGATGTTTCCCACCATTTACGGCATCGCCTTGGATGATTTGGGTGAAGATGCCAAATACGGAGCCGCTTTTTTGGTGATGGCCATCGTAGGAGGTGCCATTATGCCTACTTTACAGGGAGTAATTTTGGATATTGGTGGATCGGGTTACAATGACATGCTTATCCTCGGTGTTCCTGAGGTGAATTTTTCCTTTATTCTGCCACTTTGCTGCTTTATTGTAGTGGGCTGGTTTGCTTGGAGAAGACTTGGCCTTAAAGATTGAAGTGTTTGACAAATTCCAACACATTTGGGTACATCAATTCCTTTAATTGAATGACTTCCTCTGTAGAATAAAATTTTATCTCCAAACATTCCGTACTTGGGACAAAATCCAGATGATGGACTCTTGTCTCGTAGACAGCATTCACAATGTGTTGGTTCTTAGGATTGATCACAGGAAAAAAATATAGTGGATGCGCTGAAATATAGGTTACTTCAAGCCCCATCTCTTCCATAAGCTCACGGGCTATTCCCTGATGGGGGCTCTCCCCGAAATCCAAACCGCCTCCAGGTAGTTCCCAAAGGCCATTTTCTTCTTTTACAAGGAGAAATCGATTTTGCTCATCTAAGATCAGGGCCTTGACCGAAACACGGTAAAAACATGCCGGAATGGTTAAATCATTCATTTTAGTATAGAAATTACATAATTAGGCTTCTTCAATTGCTATTTCCCGCATCAATCTTCCCAAAATATCAGATCCTGATATGATCTTTTTATATTTGTCCGTCCAAAGAAGAGCCAGGTCTTCATCTATAACATCATCCTCCGGTCCCTGTGGCTGGACCCTCCATCTTTCCAAAATTTTTCCAATAGGATACTCTGCTTCGTAGATTACCAAAGGAATATGACAAAATTCCAAAGGATTACTGGCTTTATTTCTAAGGAGAAAATTATTGACAAAAGAATTAAAATTCAAAACCTTACGTGGGTGCCCGTTAGCCTCATCCAGAATGACAACCCACTTTTTACCCGATTTGGCCAATTCTTGGAGAAATGGATCTTTGGAACTCCTTTTTATTTCAGGGAAAATCGGTTTTGAACCAATATAGGGCAGGGTGATGATACTCAACTGATCAATATTCTCCCCCTCTCTATAGGCCGGCAGATCGTCTAACCTCAGGAAATTGACCTCCCCTCTTGCTTCCAACCTTCCCAGCTCAGTTTTGGCGTTTTTTGCCTGATATTTCAATAAAGAAATCAGTTCATTCTCCTGTAACCAAGGGATAGGCTCTAATCCCAAAAAATGATCTAAAAGCACACCTGAAGGTTTGGCCAATGGCCAAAGAACAACTTTATAAAATTTCAAAACAGGAGAGAGTTTTGCCCCGATTTTCAAAGCATGCCGTGTAAAATAGGCCTGAGGGAATATTTCTCCTGCAAATGTGATAACAAAAGTAGAAAAGAAAAAAGAACCAAGACCCAGCAAAACAGAATCAGCCAAAAGGGTCAACAACACATTTACTCCCACATTGCCCCATAATATAGTTGCCAAAGTATAATTGGTATCTCTTCTCAAGGAAAGGACTCTTTCTGCCAATAAATCTCCCCCGTCGGCAGCAACTTCCAGACGTAACCTGCTCAGGCTGAACAAGGCGATATTGAGCCCAGAAAAAGTGGCAGATTGGGTAATACAAACAAAAATGGCAATCCAGATCCAAATTGACTCCATAAGGATGCTTTTAAGGAAAGTTAAAAAATATGAAATTGAAAAGCTATCAACTGGAAAGGAATCTAAGGAAAAAGGGGCTGTCCGAAAAGGGCAGCTTTTTTTATGCCGCTATTTTTTGATTTTGAAAATCCAATGCCATTACCAGTGATCTTTGATTAGAATTTTCCTTTGGAACGTAAAATACCGGCCGACTATTGTAGGGTTTATAACCCAAAGATGATTTTTTAGATAGTTTTAGTCCAGAGTGCATACTTTTAGCCACCATTTTTCTCAGATTATGGCCAATTGCCATCAATAAGAACTCTAATTCCACTTTTTCTAAACCAGTGAGTGTAAATCTGTTGAATATATTATTGCTTTTCAGCTGGCCAAACGCAGCTTCCGCCTCTATTGGTCTTTTGCTCCTGTGTTCAAGCCCCTTTTTATTCATTAGTTTTTCCTTGGCCTGCTGTTTTAAGAAGTTTAACCTATGGTTCACTTCGATTCTTCTGTTACCTGTCGCTTTGTGGCATTGTGCTCTTAAGGGGCATCCTTCACAGTTTTTTGCCTGATAATAAGTTACTTGAGATACATACCCATTGCTTGAAGTGCGCTTTCCTTGTCCAACATTCTCCATCCGCTGTCCCATGGGGCATACGTAAAAATCTTGCGCTGCATTGTAGAAAAGATTTTGGGGAAGAAAAGGATTGTTCTTTGTCTTCTTCTTTTGCTCCATGTGGAAGTAATTGTATTTCACATAGGCATCAACTCCCTTTTTTTCAAGCATTTCATAATTCTCCTCACTGCCGTATCCTGCATCAGCTACTATCTCTTTACTTTGTTTACTATACGATTTTTCAAAACTGTCCAAGTGGGATTTTAAAGTGGTGGTATCCCCTGCTGTTTGGTGGATAGTAGCATGGGTAATGAATTGATTTTCAGTTGATATCTGAGGATTGTAAGCGGGTTTTAGTTGTCCGTTTTTCATGTGGTCCTCTTTCATTCTCATGAATGTGGCATCATGATCTGTCTTACTGTACGAATTTCTATCCCCCAAAATCTCCAGGTCTTTTTCATACTTCTCCAGCTTGGGAAGATGTTCTTCCTGAAGTTTTTGAAGCTCCTTAGCAACCTTCTTTGAAGGCTCTTTTAGCTTTTTATTTATGGCTGAAAGCCGCTCCCTTAATTCTTCAGAATCAATTTTTTTAGGCAATTCTTCTTGATTAACTTCTTGATTATCTGATAGGATGCTTTCTTCGATATCTGATAAAACACTCTTGATCTTACCTTCTAACCTTTCTTTGTGCTTTTCAACTGTCTTACGCCAGACAAAAGTGTACTTATTGGATTTTGCTTCAATCTTGGTTCCGTCAATGTATTGTACATCAAGGCTTACATATCCCATCTCAACAAGCATTTTTACCACTTCGGCAAACAATGTCTTGATGGAGTCTTTTAAGATTTTACCGCGGAAATCGTTGATGGTTCTGAAATCGGGGGTTGAGTTTCCTGAGATAAACATGAAGTGGATGTTCTCATTAAGTGCTTTGGCTATTTTCCTACATGAATACACATTGGATAAATAGCTGTAGAACAGCACTTTAATCATCATTCGTGGATGATAGGCTGATGTACCGCCTCCCTTGTACCTCTTTATAATATCACTGATATCCAATGAGTTAACCACAGTATCAACCAATCGAGCAGGGTGGTTATCAGGGATTTTATCAAAAATATTTGCCGGAAATAATTCTGGACAATTGCCAGTCTGATTTTTAAAAACTACCTTAGACATTGTTGTATTTTGTTCAACTCTAAAATAATAATTTTAGAGAAAATCAACAATAAAAAAAGGGTGTCTCGACTTTTCGGACACCCCCTTCCAACATCATATTTAAGTGATCCCTGATCATCGGGGCAGGATTGGGATAGGTCATCTGCATCAAGAAATCCACCGCCTTTGGAATATCTTCCTTAGAAAGTCCAAGCTCATGCAAACTAAAACCTGAACCCAATTTTTCCTGTAACTCTCTCAATGTCTTATAGGGCAAAGGATCTTCAAATATACTCTGAAAATTCAACTGTAAATCTTCAGTCAAAAAGTCCCATTGATATTTGAGGACAAAAGGCAAAAGAAGGGTATGGATTTTTGAATGCTCCAGATTAAAGTTGCCCCCAAGAACATGGGCAGCCTTATGATGAAGTCCCATGCTTACCTCGCAAAGCACCTTTCCACCAACATAGGCCCCAAACAATAACTTTTCATTGATGTCTGCTGTCATCACTTTTTCATGGGACAAGGAATTTAAGCCTGCCAAGAGATTTTTTAACCCCAAATCTGCCAAAGCATTTATAATTGGATTGGATTCAGGGGAATAAATAGCCTCCACCAGGTGGGCCATGGCATTAAAAGCCGAAGGAACTGCCAAATCGAGGGGCATCCCTATAGATAAATAAGGATCATAAAACACTTTATGCGGATGAACCTTATCGTCTCTTTTGACGGTTTTGACACCTTTGTGGGAAATGCCATAAATATTGGTCATTTCAGATCCTGAGTAGGTAGTAGGTACCGCCCAAAGTTCCGCTTTGGAATTTAACGCCAGGGCTTTTCCCAGGCCAATTGCAGAGCCCCCACCTAGACAAAGTATTATATCCACTTCCTTTCCCTCTAGGAATCTTTCGGCCTCCTCTACCAATTCAAGAGGCACATGCTGGATGATTTTATCAAAATGAAAGACCTCTCCTACTTTATCATGAAGCATGAGTTTTTCGACCAGATCCCCATACCTACGACTTCCAATAAATGCGATTTTTGATTTGCTTGATGGCAGTTCTTGCTCCAAAGCCTCCAAAATCGGCTTTCCAAAAATTACTTTTACAGCATGGGTTTTATAATCAAATGAAATCATCGTTGTTTTTTAATAAGTATTTCGATCAGCTTACCCGTTCTATCACAAGGGCATAGCCCTGCCCAACACCTACGCATAGTGTAGCTAGGGCATAACTTTTTTGTTTGAGGATTAATTCCTCCACTGCGGTTTGTATTATCCTTGTTCCTGTCATGCCCAAAGGATGGCCCAAGGCTATGGCTCCTCCGTTGGGATTGATACGTGGATCATTATCCTCGAGTCCCCATTGCCTAATACAGGCCAAAGATTGAGCGGCAAAAGCCTCATTGAGTTCAATCACATCCATATCCTCCCAACTAAGCCCTGCCTTAGCCAATGCTTTATTTGCAGCTTCCACTGGACCGATCCCCATAATTCTCGGTTCCACTCCAACTACTTGGGAACTTAAAATCCTTGCTTTTGGCTTTAATCCATATTTATCGACTGCATCCTCAGAAGCAATCAACATGGCTGCGGCACCATCATTTAAACCCGATGCATTCCCGGCTGTAACCGTCCCATCCTTTTTGAAAGCTGGTTTCAATGCCGCCAGCTTTTCCAAAGATGTATCTTCCCGGATAAATTCATCCTCAACAAGTCGAAGAGATTCACCTTTCTTTATAGGAATCTCAACCGGAATGATTTCTCTGGCTAGACGTCCATTTGCCCTGGCTTGGGAAGCTTTCATCTGGCTTTGATAGGCAAACAAATCCTGATCTTCTCTCGATATGCCATACATCTCTACCAAATGCTCAGCCGTGAGCCCCATCGGATCTACACCATACATCTGTTCCATTTTGGGATTCACAAAGCGCCATCCAAAGCTGGAATCGTACATTTGGGCATCATTGCCAAAGGCTGAGCTTGGCTTTCCGATGACATATGGCCCACGGGTCATATGTTCTACGCCTCCAGCAATAAACAAATCTCCATCACCGGCCATAATGGCTCTTTTGGAATGGACTATGGCAGATAAGCCTGAGGAACAAAGTCGGTTGATGGTCTCTCCGGGAACGGACACGGGAAGCCCCGCTAACAAGGACGCCATCCTAGCTACATTCCGGTTATCTTCACCTGCTTGGTTATGGCAACCCAAAATCACATCATCTATGGCTTCTTTTGGAAGCTCAGGAAATTTATCCATCAGCCCCTTAATGACATAAGCAGCCAGATCATCTGCCCGCATAGAGGACAAGCTGCCTTTAAATTTTGAAATTGGGCTCCTTACAGCATCAATGATATATACATTCCTCATTTTTGGGACTGGCTATGGGCGATAGATGTTCTTTTTTGAAGATCCCTAAGGATTTCCAAGTATTCGAAGGACGGTTCTTCCGTAACCATCAGGTTTTCGGAAATTTTTAAATTCCAACCGGTATTGTCCTTCACCTCCTGTATGGAAACTCCCGGATGAATTGAGGTCAATTCAAATTCTTTTGTTTCAGGGTTCGGCCTAAGGATTCCCATATCTGTAATGATAAATTGAGGTCCTTCACCAGGGATTCCCAATTTCTCCCTTTCATCACCCCCACTAAGGTATCCAGCTGAAGTGATAAAATCCACTTTGTCTACAAAAGCCCTGCTGTTATGCTTCATAATCACAAAGGTTCTTTTGGCATTGGAGGCTATTTCAGGTGCTCCTCCAGCTCCCGGCAGGCGGACTTTCGGTTTTTTATAAGAACCAATCACAGTAGAATTAATATTCCCAAATTTATCAATCTGTGCACCGCCAAGAAAACCTACATCCACTTTTCCTCCCTGAAGCCAGTAATTGAAAATTTCCGGCACAGAAACCACAGTGCTGGCCGTCTCTGCCAAAATATCATCCCCAATAGAAAGTGGAAGAATGTGTGGCTTGGTATCAATGGTCCCTGATTCATAAATCAGGACAATATCAGGGGCATGGGTCAACCTGGCCAGGTTACAGGCAGTACTCGGAAGACCTATGCCCACAAAACAAACTTCCCCATTATGTAGTAATCGGGAAGCTGTAATGATCATCATTTCTTCTTTGGAATATTCCATAGGTTTTTTTGAATGCTGGGTTTATAGGACTCTTTTTAGACTTTTGGATAGAACATGGGCATTCATCCACTCCTCAAAGCTGGCTTGGCTTCTTGAGATCTCATCCCATTGTTTATAAAAACTATTGTCTCTCTTGTAATAGCCCATGGCATAAGAAGGGTGGGCACCTTTAGGAGCAAGGGCAATGCCTGTGACCAGCCAGTGAGGGATGACAACACCCTGGTTTTGGGTATCCAATTCATCTACTACTTCTTCTACTGTCACAAGAACTTTTTTGGAAGCATAGACTACTTCTTTTTGAACACCGGTAATACCCCAGATTTTAACATTTCCTTTTTTGTCAGCCTGCTGGGCATGAATGATTCCAACATCAGGTTTTATTGACCTTATTGCAGCAAACTGTTCTCCTGTAAAAGGACAGGTTACCCACTTGATGTACTCAGTGTTTTCCTTGGCCAGATCTGTACCTGTATATCCCCTCAAAACTGCAAATGGTAATCCTGAAGCTCCTGCCTGATAAGCACAGGCCATGGCCGCGTGGCTATGTTCTTCAATTTCCAGGGGGGTAGGAATGCCTTTTTCAACTGCCTCTCTCAAGCGGTGCAACGAACCTACTCCGGGATTTCCTCCCCAGGAAAAAATCACCTTCTTCACCAGGCCCATACCTATCAACTGGTCATAAATTAAATCAGGTGTCATTCTGATCAGGGTAAGGTCTTTTTTACCCTGCCTGATGATTTCATGACCTGCTTCAAATGGGATTAAATGCGTAAAACCCTCCAGCGCAATCTGATCACCATCATTGACATGATTTTGTATCAAAACTGACAAGGGTTGAAATTTGTCAAGCATATATTTTTCAAGCTAAATCATTAAAGAAATACAATAAAGAAGCCCCTTGATGAGGCTTCTTTAAGGAAATACCACCCAGTTTATTTATTGAGGTATTTTGGAAGTTGGATCGGCTCCAAAGGCTCCACGATTTCTGATCTCCTAGATTCAAACATTGGAGGAAGCAGCAACTGATGTCCCAAAAGATCAGCAGGCTCATCAATAGCAAATCCAATATCTGAAGTAGCGTACTCGAACAGCACACCGGAAGGAGTCCTGTTGTAGATGGAATGGAAGTAATTCCTGTCTTTCAATTCGGTCACATCCGTATATCCAAATCCTTCAATATAAGCCTTCAACTCAAGGTTGTGTTCATCCTTTTCTGTCGCAAAGGCAATATGATGGGGAATCCCTACGCCAAAAGTCCAGGAACCCTGCTCCATATCAGGCACATGGTGCAGTTCAATGGTTTTCATGGCTCCTCCGTCCTTAATGTGGTAACGGTGGAAATCTCCATCCTGACCTACTTTTTTGAAGTTAAGGGTTTTGGTCAGGTAAGCATCCATCTCAATGATATCCCTTGATCGGATAGTGGCTCCAAAAATCCCCCTGATGCCATTTTCTTTGGATATCTCATCAGTCTGCCAGGCATTTCTGTGGTCATTATCTTCCCCTACTACGGCCATACCGATCCCGGAACGATCCTCGAAAGTGATCATTTTTTGACCAAATCTTTCAATGATTCCAGAGTTCTCAACTCCATGGTTTTTGAGATGTTTTACCCAAAAGTCGAGGGAATCTGTTGGCACTGAAAAGGATGCAGTCTCAATTTGACCAGAGCCCTTTCTCCCATAAACTCCTGCCTTCTTAAAAGGAAAAGTGGTCCACACCGACCCTACTTCGGCATCTGCATTGGCATAATAAAGATGATAAATACTTGCGGCTCCATCGAAAAGTACGGTTTGCTTGATCATCCGCATGCCCAGGACCTGGGTCACAAAATCAACGTCCTCTTGGGCAGAGCCCACACTCACAGTTAGGTGATGAATCCCTTTGATGTATTCAGCTGGATTAGTCATTTGGTTAATGGGTTTTAGTTAACATTCACTTGATTTCAACATAACCCTTCTCCCAGATGTTTTCTTTTTAGCATTGATTAGATGCCATTCAGCTGATTTATTAAATTACTTTAAGCTTTTACGACTTGTTGGCCAACTTTCGGCGGATCATACTGAGAAACTCCGGGGTAATCCCCAGATAGGATGCGATGTATTTTTGGGCAATCAAGAGCTCCAGTCTTGGGTAATTTTTGATAAAGGTGAGATACTTTTCCTCCGCAGAATAAGAAATATTCCGGATAATCCGCTTTTGATGGCTGACTAGGGAATTTTGAAAGATGATCCTAAAGTACCTTTCAAAAGCAGGCTGATCTGCACACAAACCTTCAAACCCATTTTTATCCAATGTCCAAACTTCTGTATCAGACATGGCCTTGATGGTGTAATTGGAAGGTGTACCCTGCATAAAACTCTGCAGATCACCTGTCCACCACTTATCAAGACCAAACTGTATTACATGGTTGAATTTTTTCCCGTCTGTATAATACGTCATCAGACAACCTTTCCTGATAAAAATAAAAGGCGATACCTGGGCATCTTTTTCAACTAAAACTTCATTCTTGTGGTATTTTACATGCTTCGCTTTACCAAAAAAATCTTTAACCTCCTCTTTGGTAAAGGGAACATAAGTCCTAAAATTCTCGAGGATATCTTCATGTATCATCGCGGCAATTTATAACAATTACCAAAACTTCCCAATGGATTTATACCTGCACCAATTTCCATCTTCCCCGACGGAAGACCAGTGTGCTGACTATGGCATGCACTGAGTGGCTGATAGCAATAGCAATGAATACACCTACCGCTCCCATCTCCCAATAATTGGCCAATAAGTAAGCCAAGGGTATCTGAAATCCCCACAAAACAGTCAAATTGATGATAGTTGGGGTCCGGGTATCGCCTGCCCCATTCAGTGATTGGCTCATGACCATACCATAGGCAAAGAAAACATAACCCAAACAAATAATAGTCAAGCCAAGCCTTCCAATTTCAATTACCCCCTGATCTTCATTGAAGATCCCGATAAAAAATTCTGCTCCACCAATAAACACTAGGGAGCATAAACCCAAAAACACGGCAGTGATGTGCGCTGCCAACCAGGCAGAACGCTCTGCCCTACCCGGCTGAAGAGCCCCCAGATTCTGCCCGACTAAAGTTGCTGCCGCATTGGACAGACCCCAGCCAGGCAAAAGTGCAAAAATAATCAGACGGACAGCAATGGTATATCCGGCCAAAGCCACTGAACCGGATTCCGAAATGATCCGCATCAAAAAAATCCAGGAAGCTGATTCAATCAAAAACTGTCCCATACCTCCCGAAGCTACTTTGAGAATCGTCCATACGGTACCCAATCTCATTTGCATATTGCTCAGGGTAAACTTGATCAAAGATTTGCCATTCAACAGAATGTAAAACTGATACAAAACCCCAATACCCCTACCAGTAGTGGTCGCCCAGGCGGCTCCTTCCAAACCTAAAGAAGGAATGGGCCCCAAACCAAAAATCAATAATGGGTCCAAAACCATATTGAAACCATTGGCAATCCAGAGTGCCCGCATGGCTACTGCTGCATTGCCGGCACCTCTGAAAATACCATTGATCAAAAACAGGAGCATCACACAGACATTGCCTCCAAAGATGATTTGGGTATATCGATAACCCGAATTAATCACTTCTTCTTCACCTCCCATCAAGGTCAATAATTCCTTGGCATAGACCACTCCCAAAACTGCCACCGCAACTGCAAAAAAAGAACAGACCACAATAGCCTGAAAGGCTGCTGAAGAAGCTGCTTCGGATTGTTTTTCACCTATCCTTCTTGCCACGATGGCAGTAGCTGCCATACTTAAACCTATGGAAATTGAATAAATGATGGTGAGAACAGACTCAGTCAAGCCCACAGTAGCAACCGCATATACCCCCAATTTTCCAACAAAGAATATATCCACGACAGCAAACAGCGATTCCATCACCATTTCCAAAATCATGGGTATCGATAGGTAAAATATGGCTTTTTTGATACTGATACCGGTAAAATCAGCCTCTTCACCCCTGACAGCTTTTTTAAAATGTTTTATGAAGTTTCTGAATGTCATGACTTTCCACCCTAAGTCAAAAATTGAAATAGCATTTTGAAATCCCTTCTAAATGGGTGAAAGATTTGCCGAAAAAACTCATACCCTTATTATTGGAACAAAATTGACACAAATATTCAAATGCCACAACATATATTTAAGTAATTCTTTACCCGCTATCTGAAAGACTATCAACACACTAGCCCTGGATTGAAGTTAAAAGTGCTTTTTTCAAAGGAAATTTGAAAACATTTTTAGTAGATTGGGATTTGAATTTGAAAAACAAGGTCCTAACCAATAATATTTACAACACCCTATGAAAACTTATTACGACCCGGAAGACTTGAAAAAATTCGGAAAGATTGGTGAATTTCAAAAATCCATGGCAGACAAATTCTTTGCTTATTATGGAGAAGTCTTCAAAGAAGGGGCCCTTACAGCCCGGGAAAAATCCCTGATCGCTTTGGCCGTGGCACATGCCATCCAATGCCCTTATTGCATTGATGCTTACACAGTGGACAGCATGGAAAAAGGTTGTGATGAAGAGCAGATGATGGAAGCTGTCCATGTAGCGGCCGCAATCCGGGGTGGCGCATCCCTGGTCCATAGTACCCAAATGATGAACAAGGTCAAAGAAATCTCCATATAATGAAGTCCCTTAAGGCACAAAACCATCCCTTATCCGACACACAATATGAATTGCAACTACTGGAATCTCAGGAGACGGGTATTCCCTTCTCAGAGAAACTGGCAGAAAGCGGTTTGTATCCTTTAGTTCCCACCCAAATAGAAATCCTTCAGATCAATCTGGGGAAAATGTGCAATCAGGTCTGTAAACACTGTCATGTTGATGCGGGACCGGACAGGAAAGAGATCATGAACCAGGAAACCATGATGGAATGCCTGGAAGTTATTTCAAAACATGACATCGGTACAATTGACCTTACAGGGGGTGCACCTGAAATGAATCCTCATTTCAGATGGTTTGTGGAAGAAATCCGCCGAATAAAACCTGATGCCAAGATAATCGTCCGCTGCAACCTGACCATTATTCTGGCAAATCCGAAATTCCATGATTTACCGGAGTTTTTCAAAAATCACCAAATCGAGGTAGTGTCTTCCCTGCCCTATTTTACAGCTATAAAAACGGACTCCCAAAGAGGCGAGGGTGTTTTTGAAAAATCCATCAAAGCACTGCAAATGCTCAATGCAGCCGGTTACGGTCAGGAAAATTCTGGACTGATGCTGAATTTGGTTTACAATCCGGCTGGCGCATTCCTTCCCGGATCTCAGGAAGGTTTGGAGGCAGAGTTCAAAAGACGCTTGGGAAGTCAATACTCCATTTCTTTTAATTCCCTTTTTACCATAACCAACCTACCTATCAGCAGGTTCCTGGAATATCTTTTGAGAAGTGGTAACTATCAAAGCTATATGGAAAAGCTTATAGAAGCTTATAACCCTATCGCCGCAGCAAATGTCATGTGCAGGAATACCATTTCGGTAGGCTGGGATGGATACCTTTATGACTGTGACTTCAACCAGATGCTGGAATTGAGGGTGTCCTGCACTACCAGCCAACACATCAAAGACTGGAGCCTTGAATCACTGAACAATAGAGAAATTGTCATCAACCAACATTGCTACGGCTGCACTGCAGGAGCCGGGTCAAGTTGCGGAGGTGCTACAGCCTGATGAATAGCCAAAATATTGCCATTATTGTATTTCAGAAAAATTTGGTCTTGGGCAGGGTTAAAACCAGGATTGCGCAGCAATTGGGGAATGAAAAAGCCCTGGAAATTTATCGTGTACTGGTCCAGAAAACCCATGAACAACTTGCACAATTGACTGATTGGGATGTATTCCTCTACTATTCTGACTTTCTTGAAGCGGTAGGCTGGAAACCAAAAGAAGGAAAAATATCCTACAGATTGCAAAAGGGAGAGGACCTTGGAGCGAAAATGCGTGTGGCCTTTGATGAAGTATTTCTGGAAGGATACCAAAAAGTCTTAATCATAGGAACAGATTGTCCAGAAATCACAGCAAAAATCTTAAATGAAGCAGCTGCAGAACTGGAGCATCATGATGTGGTTTTTGGACCGGCAATGGATGGTGGCTATTATTTGTTGGGCATGAAAAAAACACAAGATGGATTATTCCAAAATATTCCTTGGAGTACAGATTCCGTTTTGGAAATTTCCATCCAATACCTCAAGCAGAACCAAATAAGCTTTCAAACTATCCGGACCCTAACTGATATTGACACAGCTGAAGATTGGG
This Cecembia calidifontis DNA region includes the following protein-coding sequences:
- a CDS encoding arsenosugar biosynthesis-associated peroxidase-like protein, with protein sequence MKTYYDPEDLKKFGKIGEFQKSMADKFFAYYGEVFKEGALTAREKSLIALAVAHAIQCPYCIDAYTVDSMEKGCDEEQMMEAVHVAAAIRGGASLVHSTQMMNKVKEISI
- a CDS encoding TIGR04282 family arsenosugar biosynthesis glycosyltransferase, whose product is MNSQNIAIIVFQKNLVLGRVKTRIAQQLGNEKALEIYRVLVQKTHEQLAQLTDWDVFLYYSDFLEAVGWKPKEGKISYRLQKGEDLGAKMRVAFDEVFLEGYQKVLIIGTDCPEITAKILNEAAAELEHHDVVFGPAMDGGYYLLGMKKTQDGLFQNIPWSTDSVLEISIQYLKQNQISFQTIRTLTDIDTAEDWEKYKKSTLFYDERNCC
- the arsS gene encoding arsenosugar biosynthesis radical SAM (seleno)protein ArsS (Some members of this family are selenoproteins.), with the translated sequence MKSLKAQNHPLSDTQYELQLLESQETGIPFSEKLAESGLYPLVPTQIEILQINLGKMCNQVCKHCHVDAGPDRKEIMNQETMMECLEVISKHDIGTIDLTGGAPEMNPHFRWFVEEIRRIKPDAKIIVRCNLTIILANPKFHDLPEFFKNHQIEVVSSLPYFTAIKTDSQRGEGVFEKSIKALQMLNAAGYGQENSGLMLNLVYNPAGAFLPGSQEGLEAEFKRRLGSQYSISFNSLFTITNLPISRFLEYLLRSGNYQSYMEKLIEAYNPIAAANVMCRNTISVGWDGYLYDCDFNQMLELRVSCTTSQHIKDWSLESLNNREIVINQHCYGCTAGAGSSCGGATA